The nucleotide window acttttttttttttcttttttttagcgTCGAAGACTTGACTTGATTGTACAAGCTcggtcttttttttttaaaaaaaaaaaataaagaattccATAATTATACAGAAATtctccattttttttattttattttttaaccaATATGTTTTAATAACATGATTTTTCTAATTGATATTCAAACTTCATAATAGCATCTTGTGATAAAATAGATTTGTATATCTACTTCATATATTATTTAcaaaatgacttaattaagtATACTATTTATTTGATtaagttttatttttatattttaaaattataatcttaactttatttatattttctctTTTATATTGTCATGTgatataagttataaattatttaataattaatttattaatactataataaatagtcattattataaaataatttataatatattaatatatgttaattacatatatttttatttatattatagataaattaattattttcatgatgaaatctttattaaaaaatttaagagataaaaataataaaaataaaatttaaaataattaataaaaaatttaaaattatttttatatattaaaattaaaataaaatatataaattaaaattattaataattatatgcattaacttttatatatatatatatatatatatatatatatatatacttattaaGCTTTATTATTTTGAGTTACTTCTCTtacataattattattaatttttattttttaaaaattattttttaaaattaaattatttttatttcaaacttaaaaattaataaaaaataattgaattaaattctaCTAAAATTTCAACAAccgaatcaaattaattaaaataataaaattttagtttaaactgaatttttgaatGAACATGAAAGCCCAAGGTTACAAAGGGATATATAGTCCAAAAGGAGGTGGCTTGGGACAAAAAATCATAGGAGAGATCCCACTGGTCAGTTTTCAGTTTGAACTCATTTTATTGGGTTGGGCAATGAGTTTTTGGACATCAAAGTTCAAACCCTAACCAAAAACTGGACTGAGTTGAGCAAAGCCCAACAAATTTTTTGTTTGGTTTGCAGGAAAAGCCTCTCTATGCAATCATCATTCATTTTACCAAactgtttacattttttttttttcatcttccATTTGTCCACCCTCGCTCCCTCACCCTCTTATTTATCTCTCTTAATATTCATCATCTGCATGCCTAACCTCTTCAGCTCTCCAAACACTCTTGAAAATGGCTTCTTTCTCCACCACTCTTTTTTCTCCTCTCACCTCTTCACTTTTCCTtcactctctcttcttttcaTCTACCTTTCAACGCCCACCAAAAATGCTGTACGACCTCATTTCTTCACCAATTTCTTGAACCCTTCACAACCACCGTCACAGGGTCGTGTTCCTTCTCAAGAAAGACTCTCGGAATTCTTTTTTGTACTCAGTATTTTGTTTAACTGCGTAAACTGAGATGCCCATTTTGTTTTTCTGATGATTCTGTTTGTTGATTCGGTCAAAGCCATATCTTGGTGCTGCTTGGTGCTTTCGAGTTTGGATTTCAGTTTTCTTGACTTGGTTACTGATCTGCTCTCAGATCTTCAAAGCTTAGATTGCTTTCTCTTCTGGTCAGTCTTCTCCAGCACCTACTTATTTGGTAGAGTTCTTTGAGCTTGAGTTCAAACTTCGGTGTGGGTTCTAGGGTTTATCGAATTTCATAACTGTAAGCCAATCTTTGCTTTTTCTTTGATTAGATTTGCAACTCTCTAGACCCTTTTTGAATTATTGCTAGGGAAGTGATTTTGAAGACAACCGAGTCAGTTGATTGGCTTCCTCAATCTGTCTCACTTGTTAGTTATATGGAGCATTTCTAGCTACCTGATTAGAGTTTCTgatgtaattttgttgtttaagCGACATTGTAATAATGGCATCCGGTCAAATTTGTGACCATTCACTTTTTGTTGCTTTAGCTGTTTCGCTTTTGGGCAGATGAGTCATGGGTGTGCTAGGATTAGCCTCTTTAGGACAACAATTTATTGCAAAATTGTAGCTTAGTTTGAAAATTGTGCGATTCTAACTGTTTAGGCATCCATTGAGTGGGATTTTAACCCTTTGCCATTACCATTGAGCATATTTGGCTATGTAATTAGGATTATTAGCTGGTTTCTGGTGTTTTATAAGCTTCCTCTTGGTGCTTTCTGTCAACATGACTGGAATTGGTCACTGTTTCGTGGAATGGAAAGAACAATTTGTTTCACAGGAGCGGGGGAACCGTGTGGTTCACTATTTCCTGAAGGACTCTGCTGGGGAATCTATTCTTGCTGTTGTGGGCACTGAGAGGAGTGTTAGGCACATGTTCTATGTTGTAGCTGAGGAGTTTGTACAGGCCTATGGTGCGGACAATTCAATTCATGCTGGTTTCAAATGGAGGTCAAGAAGGGAGGTTGTGGATTGGCTTACCTCTATGTTGTCCAAGCAGCATCTGCAGGGTGACCGTTCCAGTATGTTTTCTCCTCTTTTTGCTTTTTCTGGTTCCTATGTGGTTATGCTTTATCATGGAAATTTAATATGACACATCTCAGTTGTTGGTTTGAAATATGTATAgcatgataatttgtgaattgataTCTGATGGAAAGTTTAAGTCTTCTAATGTTCTCTGCCATTAATTGAGCTCAAGACCATAAATTGTCATCTCAGTGCGTCCTTTGTATTCAGGATGTAATCACCTAATTCATTGTTTAATGTCATGCGATATGCATTTACAATCTCATACTTCCTCCATTATGCTCAAAAAGTTATGTTCCTTATGGAGTTTCTTACAAAGTTATTAACTTTCTTTCTTTCGTTTTTCTAAAAATAGATTGAATTGTTTATTAAAGGGaacatttattttcaaaattttgcaCTTTTGAACTCTCTTTTCCAGGATAGAGTTTGTGTACTGCATATGGCTGTCTCATTCAATCTACTATCTTCAGACACGCGCAGTTATTCAAACAAAAAGTTTTTAGCTAGCCTACATCATAGGCCTTTCCAATGCAATCTTCAGACAAATGCCACTAAATCCGGTCATTATACCTCTCCATATGTGTTtcttgaaaaattaattattgctAGACATTGTctgttatattatatttatagctATGTTTTGAGTATTAATCATGTGCACCTACTCACAAATAGGGGTGAACACGAACCTGCATAAACCAATGGGCCCTATGAAACCGTGTCAATTCAAACCGAGAGTAGTGGGTTGCTATTTATATGATTCTGCTGTGGTTTTAGAAAGCTCAAACCGATAATCCTTTCGGTTTGGTTTGGGTTATGTTGAACAATAAGTCATGGAAACTGACCCGACCCGAACatctaattatttaatcaaagctTACCATATTGTGGTTATATATAAAGCTCTTGACCTAAAAAACCCACTGTAATTACTTCAATTTGCAGTTGCAGCCGCTAGCATCCTCTTCTTTCCTCAAATCTATCTTGCATCCTTCCCCTCATCTTTCATCTAAATCCTCTAATTCTCTCATAAATATCTTGATGGCACATGAAAGTGGTTTTCTCCATTTTGATGTAAGAAATGGTTGCAATTTAGAGATCTTGCAGTTGCAGACATTACAAGGTATATGAGATTGCTAAATTTAGTTTTCATGTGGCTTTCTCCATTTCTCCTCCATATGCTTTTGTTAATGATATCATAAAAATCCTAGAAATTCATGAGAAATTTATTATGATATCATAAAATTGCTTTTGCATACTGCAAATTATTTGTTCTATCTTTCTTTTTATGATACTGTTTTCTGAGACAGCTACTACAAGGAAACACTGCTCTCTCTATTTTCTGTTAAGCAGATGGCTTGGCCTAATCTATGACTTCTAGCCACTCTGCTAAATATGCCTTTTCTTTGTTTGCTGTGTTCTATTTGTTATTGGATTCATGCATGTTGGGGATGAAACTGAAACTGAAATTCAAGCCCAAAACTGGCATACCTAAAAAATATCAGTTTTTCTGCTTTTATGAATGGTTGCCGTTTGAAATTTCTAATAACCGATGAGGTCGGTTCGGTGTGGCATTCACAAAGCTAAGAATAGATTGTTACTTAATTATTTCTGAGTTTGATTACTTTATGCTTTCTCAGCAACCATTAATTAGAATATCTATTGATGCAGAATCACCAAAACATGATTCAGTGCAAACTTCAGAATCTCCTCAATATCCCATGAATGGATTTGGTGCTCAACAGACACAGGTACCGGATGTGGGATGTTGTGCTGGGgttttcttcttctctttcccttttttttttttttggatatccTCTTAAAATTAATGCTCTGATGTACAACTAGCACATGCATTACAGGGTCGGCTTTCTAGGAACTTGACTGGACATAATTCGGACATCGTGTGGTCAGGCGTTGCATGGACATGTGGAAAACAGCTCAAACACTACCCCGCTTTCTGTAGAAATGGGATTAGAATAGCGGTAAGCAACTTTTGTTGTTAAATCAAAAAAAGGAAAGCAGGATGTTAGGTATTAACTCTGAGTGTGTGAGAAGAAATGCATTACTGTCCTTGATCAAACTTCCTCACCTTTGTATAGAATTCTAATATTTAGTTTTTCATCAGTTAATTTGTGGAATGATGGAAGTATAAATATCTGAAATTAATTTATTGCTATTCCTTTAAAACCTAGCCAGAAGAAAGGGCCTCAACAAGCAAAACTCAAACATGTGAAATTGAAAAAATGTAaacatttttattattaaatgttTGAAAAACAGGAAAATGAACTTGCTTTTAGGCTATAATTATGGGCTGGTTATATCAATTTGTGTGTGATTCACTCGAATAAGTGCTAGGAAAAATTGATCGAGTTGAAGTCAGGAGATGTATCGTTAACTATCAGGTTGCAATACGCAATTTGACTTCTATGTTCTTGGCATGAAGTAGGCCatattcaatttaataaaatGTGCGGCAGAATGGTAGTAGGATTTAATTCAAATATTTTGAATGTGTTTCTCATCTAGCTTGAGGCATGATGGTTTATATCTCATTTGTCATGTGAGAATGATGACATGCAATTGTTATCCTGTTACTATTTCAATTCACTAGCCTTGTAATCCTAAGACTTTTTTTTCCCCCTTATTTGCATTCCAGATCCAATCCTTTGTTTTTGTCATGGCTAAAGGAGAGAATCATTACCTTGCTTATTTGGAAGATATGTATGAAGACAAGAGGGGACAAAAGAAAGTCAAAGTGAGGTGGTTTCATCATAACCAGGAAGTCAAGGGTGTGGTTCCTCTAAGAAATGCTCACCCAAAAGAAGTTTTCATCACACCTTATTCACAGGTCATTAGTGCCGAATGTGTTGATGGTCCTGCTACTGTCTTGACATGTGAGCATTATGAGGAATGCTTGGCTGCTTTTCCTAATGCTTTATCAACCAGAATACATTTGTGCTTTAGGCAGTTCAGAAGCAATAAAGTAAAGCCTTTTGATTTGAGTAAATTGCGTGGGTACTTTGATCAACCAATTCTCTCTTGTTTGAATTCCAAACCATTTACTGGGGCTGACTCTATGGGCTTAGACTATGGCCTAGCtggtgaagaagatgaaggatTGAGTCCAGATGAGAATGTGAAATTGGGAGCCAAGAGAACTAGAAGTGGTAGGAGTGAAACATTTGTGACTGATCATTCAGGAATTGGAATTTCTGGAAGCCAGATGATGACTTTGGAGCCATCGTATTTCAACCCAAGATATGGTATGCCACATGTTGAGTCTCAGCATCGATGTAGCCCACTATTTGACTTTGATGAAAAGATTGAAGTGCTGTGCCAAGATAGTGGTATACGAGGCTGCTGGTTTAAGTGTACCATCTTGCAGGTGTCTCGAAAACAGATAAAAGTTCAATATGATGATTTGCAGGATGCAGATGAGTATGGCAATCTTGAGGTATGCTTTGACATTACGAAGCACTCTGCATAATATTTTCTCACCCAACTTGTTATCTGTGTATACCGGATAAGACTAATAATGATAAAATTGCTTTGGAAGTATTCATTATGAAACATTGATGATTTTCCTACCTGGTATAACATTTTCATAAGTGGAAATTGGGGTCAATGTGGAATTTTAGagttttttttactaaatttactCCACTGAAAATATCAAACAAAAcaaagatttttatttttattttttttaatttctaaaccTTTAAATGGTATATAATTTTTGTAGCCTTttgttttatgatattatttagttattcctagctcattaaatttgttcaaaaTTTTGATTGTGATTAAAAAGCTTAAAAAGTGTGTATGTGATTTTTTTTACTGGTGATTTGTAAGTAATTATTTTGTTTATATTTATAGATTATAATTgtaaattaattcattgaataagTGACCCAACTGAAAATATTTGTGGCTACAGCACTGGTATTTGGTTTTTACCATTGTTACAGCTTTGTTTATTCTTCTTGCTCTTCCTGCATGAAAGTTCCATTCATCAGCAATGAATTGCAAGCTGGTAGATTTGGCTCTAACTAGCCTAAGTGCCTGTAACATTATATTACATGTTATCAACTTATTTGACTAATTTTCTTTTGAGGTTGAATGTTGAAACTCCTCTATGAA belongs to Hevea brasiliensis isolate MT/VB/25A 57/8 chromosome 4, ASM3005281v1, whole genome shotgun sequence and includes:
- the LOC110632767 gene encoding uncharacterized protein LOC110632767 is translated as MTGIGHCFVEWKEQFVSQERGNRVVHYFLKDSAGESILAVVGTERSVRHMFYVVAEEFVQAYGADNSIHAGFKWRSRREVVDWLTSMLSKQHLQGDRSKSPKHDSVQTSESPQYPMNGFGAQQTQGRLSRNLTGHNSDIVWSGVAWTCGKQLKHYPAFCRNGIRIAIQSFVFVMAKGENHYLAYLEDMYEDKRGQKKVKVRWFHHNQEVKGVVPLRNAHPKEVFITPYSQVISAECVDGPATVLTCEHYEECLAAFPNALSTRIHLCFRQFRSNKVKPFDLSKLRGYFDQPILSCLNSKPFTGADSMGLDYGLAGEEDEGLSPDENVKLGAKRTRSGRSETFVTDHSGIGISGSQMMTLEPSYFNPRYGMPHVESQHRCSPLFDFDEKIEVLCQDSGIRGCWFKCTILQVSRKQIKVQYDDLQDADEYGNLEEWIPAFKLAVLDKLGMRCPGRPTIRPAPPVNEQTGVAFEVGSAVDAWWSDGWWEGVVTGINSSSDDILHVYFPGERFFLSIHKRDLRSSRDWVGNQWIDIQAKPDILSVISATINPDAKMSMSSTIAKDMNPSGFSLSCTEVPTSAEVDNAEEKKPDVVILEDMDSDDKADEDGGNDINVGHDKVDEVQGNDDDDVDDDVKDNNEKIERGL